The Chryseobacterium indicum genome contains a region encoding:
- the glmM gene encoding phosphoglucosamine mutase, which translates to MSLIKSISGIRGTIGGKVNDNLTPLDVVKFASAFGTWLQNNKNKKDLTLVIGRDARISGQMVSSLVTATLQGLGINVVDLGLSTTPTVEIMVPELKADGGIILTASHNPKQWNALKLLNDKGEFISGENGAEVLALAESEDFNYAEVDNLGKYETREDAFDIHIQQILDMPMVDAEAIKAKNFKVVLDAVNSTGGIAIPMLLDKLGCETVKLYCEPTGHFPHNPEPLKEHLGDICELVKKEGADFGIVVDPDVDRLALIDEKGEMFGEEYTLVAVADYLLKNKNGVAISNLSSSRALRDVANTHNSEYFASAVGEVNVVTLMKEKNAVIGGEGNGGIIYPDLHYGRDSLVGVALFLTHLAKENKTVSELRAGYPSYFMGKKKIELTPEINVDDILSKMEKEYQNEEVSTVDGVKIDFENNWVHLRKSNTEPIIRIYTEAKSQEEADKLGDDIIAKIKSLI; encoded by the coding sequence ATGTCACTAATAAAAAGCATTTCAGGAATCCGTGGAACCATTGGCGGAAAAGTAAACGATAATTTAACACCGCTTGATGTGGTAAAATTTGCTTCCGCGTTCGGAACCTGGCTTCAGAACAATAAAAATAAAAAAGATTTAACCCTGGTTATCGGAAGAGATGCAAGAATCTCCGGACAAATGGTGTCTTCTCTGGTAACGGCAACTTTACAGGGGCTTGGAATTAACGTAGTAGATTTAGGACTTTCTACAACACCAACTGTAGAAATTATGGTTCCCGAACTGAAAGCAGACGGAGGAATTATTCTCACCGCTTCCCACAATCCGAAACAGTGGAACGCTCTGAAACTACTCAATGATAAAGGAGAATTCATCAGCGGAGAAAACGGAGCTGAAGTTTTGGCTTTGGCAGAAAGCGAAGATTTCAACTATGCGGAAGTAGACAATTTGGGAAAATATGAAACAAGAGAAGATGCTTTTGATATTCATATTCAGCAGATTTTAGATATGCCGATGGTAGATGCAGAAGCCATTAAAGCTAAAAATTTCAAAGTGGTTTTGGATGCGGTAAATTCCACTGGAGGAATTGCAATTCCCATGCTTTTGGATAAACTAGGCTGCGAAACAGTAAAATTATACTGTGAACCGACCGGTCATTTTCCGCACAATCCGGAACCTCTAAAAGAACATTTGGGAGACATTTGTGAGCTGGTAAAAAAAGAAGGCGCAGATTTCGGAATCGTTGTTGATCCGGATGTAGACAGACTGGCTTTAATTGACGAAAAAGGCGAAATGTTTGGCGAAGAATATACTTTGGTTGCCGTTGCAGATTATTTGCTGAAAAATAAAAACGGAGTGGCAATTTCCAACCTTTCATCAAGCCGTGCTTTAAGAGATGTGGCAAACACCCACAATTCCGAATATTTTGCAAGTGCCGTAGGAGAGGTGAATGTGGTAACCTTAATGAAGGAAAAAAATGCAGTGATCGGAGGAGAAGGAAACGGAGGAATTATTTATCCGGATCTTCACTACGGAAGAGATTCTCTGGTAGGAGTTGCTTTATTTTTAACGCATCTGGCAAAAGAAAATAAAACGGTTTCCGAACTGAGAGCAGGTTATCCGAGTTACTTTATGGGTAAAAAGAAAATCGAATTAACACCTGAAATCAATGTAGATGATATTTTATCCAAAATGGAAAAAGAATATCAGAATGAAGAAGTTTCTACCGTTGATGGTGTAAAAATCGATTTTGAAAACAACTGGGTTCACCTCAGAAAATCAAATACAGAGCCGATCATTAGAATTTATACAGAGGCAAAATCTCAGGAAGAAGCCGATAAATTAGGAGACGATATCATCGCAAAAATTAAAAGTTTAATTTAA
- a CDS encoding leucine-rich repeat domain-containing protein encodes MSTENAENQINISTVLDEEAWKIEEILGIAQVDDSKKHESIYTLKLNDIVFDDFSKFLPYLSNVRSVYLTNCTIANFSELLKLKNCDYFYLDNVTFRNSDCTVERGFPYEVRFSNMNFDAACLNGFHLPGFTIGHKYFEIQNCHIENIQELNNIGSLSQLNLCNITFTYVPNEASASDKSIYRISISDSQFKDISFIPFKKSVKNIDFTNCRIGSFEGISEFKKLEEIGFDTNTEIEDTEELENPFGKEVTCSFVKGKKPFSLKNVLSIKNYIHQLEFVNFKEKRIDYLREFKKVNSLLFDRSKFYVDAFLPISKQIKTVDLRDSEIKKHNYFSYYKNLKSFELCCILKEVNAVRNFTKLLPLRKQLQELSLYKSGDRRAGYSIEKFTALESLKISNEISVKTAESILTLKKLRKLEVMIEKTKKAIHIGRLKKLEFLNLWSASNIHYKGFEHLKKLKSLSICSPKKVDINTFPKIKSLRRLSFSCDEIVAVKGLNQFPNLKFLQLKGIKKVQLKTMKKLKVLDLDNSQIKNFSSFKTLPSLEKLDLSSLQNKIDLKEISKFPNWKWLTLLESYEVNDISALKPLKKLERLDLYRTKVTDVRVLNTLPNLKEVNLLVKNYELNFEKQLDRPEIAIYCGLPTINLRIWKEDEFGI; translated from the coding sequence ATGAGTACTGAAAATGCAGAGAATCAAATAAATATATCAACGGTTCTTGATGAAGAAGCGTGGAAAATTGAAGAGATCTTAGGCATCGCGCAGGTTGACGATTCAAAAAAACATGAATCCATCTATACTTTAAAGCTTAACGATATTGTATTTGATGATTTTTCTAAATTTTTACCTTATCTCAGTAACGTAAGATCAGTATATCTCACCAACTGTACCATTGCCAATTTTTCCGAATTATTAAAACTGAAAAATTGTGATTATTTTTATCTGGATAATGTGACCTTTAGAAATAGTGACTGTACCGTAGAAAGAGGTTTTCCGTACGAAGTTCGTTTTTCCAATATGAACTTTGATGCCGCGTGTCTGAATGGTTTTCACCTGCCAGGTTTCACTATAGGACATAAATATTTTGAAATTCAGAATTGTCATATCGAAAATATTCAGGAATTAAATAATATAGGAAGTTTATCGCAATTGAATCTGTGTAATATCACTTTTACTTATGTTCCAAATGAAGCAAGTGCAAGTGACAAATCAATTTATAGAATAAGCATTTCCGACTCGCAGTTTAAAGATATTTCTTTTATACCTTTCAAAAAATCGGTAAAGAATATTGATTTCACAAACTGCCGTATAGGAAGCTTTGAGGGGATTTCGGAGTTTAAGAAGCTTGAAGAAATTGGGTTTGACACGAATACTGAAATTGAAGATACAGAAGAGCTGGAAAATCCTTTTGGTAAGGAAGTTACCTGTTCTTTTGTAAAAGGAAAAAAGCCATTTTCTTTAAAAAATGTTTTATCCATCAAAAATTATATTCACCAGTTAGAATTTGTCAATTTTAAAGAAAAGAGAATTGATTATTTAAGGGAATTCAAAAAAGTTAACAGTCTTTTATTTGATAGATCTAAGTTTTACGTGGATGCTTTTCTGCCTATTTCAAAGCAAATAAAAACCGTAGACTTAAGAGATTCTGAGATTAAAAAACATAACTATTTCAGCTATTACAAAAATTTAAAAAGTTTTGAATTATGCTGTATCCTAAAAGAGGTGAATGCTGTAAGAAATTTTACCAAACTACTTCCGTTGAGAAAACAACTTCAGGAACTGAGTTTATATAAATCTGGAGATAGGCGAGCTGGCTATTCTATCGAAAAGTTTACAGCATTGGAATCTTTAAAGATCAGTAATGAAATTTCGGTAAAGACCGCAGAATCTATTCTTACCTTAAAAAAACTGAGAAAATTAGAAGTAATGATAGAGAAAACCAAAAAGGCAATTCATATAGGAAGATTAAAAAAATTGGAATTTTTGAATCTCTGGAGTGCTTCGAATATACATTACAAAGGATTTGAGCATCTGAAGAAGTTAAAATCTCTTAGCATATGCAGTCCCAAAAAAGTTGATATTAATACGTTTCCGAAAATAAAATCTTTGAGGAGACTTAGTTTTTCCTGTGATGAAATTGTTGCTGTGAAAGGATTGAATCAATTTCCTAATTTGAAATTTCTGCAGCTAAAAGGAATAAAAAAAGTGCAATTAAAAACCATGAAAAAATTAAAAGTTTTGGATCTGGATAACAGTCAGATTAAAAATTTTTCTTCCTTTAAAACCTTGCCATCCCTTGAAAAACTAGATTTATCTTCTCTTCAGAATAAAATTGATCTGAAAGAAATCTCGAAATTTCCCAATTGGAAATGGTTAACATTATTGGAAAGCTATGAGGTAAACGATATTTCTGCTTTAAAACCGTTAAAAAAATTAGAGCGTCTGGATTTATACAGAACAAAAGTTACGGATGTTCGGGTGTTAAATACTTTGCCGAATTTAAAAGAAGTGAATTTATTGGTAAAGAATTACGAATTAAATTTTGAAAAGCAATTGGATCGTCCGGAAATTGCCATTTACTGCGGATTACCGACTATAAATTTACGGATTTGGAAAGAAGATGAATTTGGGATTTAA
- a CDS encoding DUF3127 domain-containing protein → MELQGTVKKIFDAQTFASGFQKREMVILTQEQYPQPINIEFLSDKISLLDNLREGENVKVGINIRGREWVSPQGETKYFNSITGWRVEKVFDNASEPTQAAPSQSASPVSNENPFADDDDDDLPF, encoded by the coding sequence ATGGAATTACAAGGAACGGTAAAGAAAATATTTGATGCTCAGACTTTTGCGAGCGGTTTCCAAAAGAGAGAAATGGTGATTCTGACGCAGGAGCAGTATCCACAACCGATAAACATAGAATTTTTGTCTGATAAGATCAGTTTATTGGATAATTTAAGAGAAGGAGAGAATGTGAAAGTAGGAATCAACATCAGAGGAAGAGAATGGGTTTCTCCACAGGGCGAAACAAAATACTTCAATTCCATTACAGGATGGAGAGTAGAAAAAGTATTCGATAATGCTTCAGAACCTACACAGGCAGCACCATCGCAGTCTGCTTCCCCGGTTTCTAACGAGAATCCTTTCGCAGATGACGATGATGACGATCTACCTTTCTAA
- the aat gene encoding leucyl/phenylalanyl-tRNA--protein transferase has protein sequence MVRLDENEISFPDPQVYDGHEGVIAFGGDLSIDRVWFAYQLGIFPWYNPDEEILWWCPDPRFVLFPKEIRVSKSMRKILNRNIFTFSENKNFREVIRNCQEISRKRQTGTWLSDELMDVFISLHDYGLAKSIEVWQHEELVGGFYGLQIGNVFCGESMFAKVSNASKAGFIYFAEKYQNSIELIDCQSHTDHLESLGARMIPKKEFLKILYENNERR, from the coding sequence ATGGTTCGATTAGACGAAAACGAAATTTCATTTCCCGATCCGCAGGTTTATGACGGACATGAGGGCGTTATTGCTTTTGGCGGTGATCTTTCGATCGACAGGGTGTGGTTTGCCTATCAGCTCGGAATTTTCCCATGGTATAATCCTGATGAGGAAATTCTCTGGTGGTGTCCCGATCCGAGATTTGTGCTGTTTCCGAAAGAAATCAGAGTCTCAAAGTCGATGCGAAAAATTCTCAACAGGAATATTTTTACTTTTTCGGAGAACAAAAACTTCAGAGAGGTTATCAGAAACTGTCAGGAAATTAGCCGGAAAAGACAAACCGGAACATGGCTTTCGGATGAATTAATGGACGTTTTCATTAGTCTTCATGATTACGGACTGGCAAAAAGCATTGAGGTATGGCAGCATGAAGAACTGGTCGGTGGTTTTTATGGTTTACAGATCGGAAATGTTTTCTGCGGCGAAAGCATGTTTGCCAAAGTAAGCAATGCTTCCAAAGCCGGATTTATTTATTTCGCTGAAAAATACCAGAACAGTATCGAACTTATAGATTGCCAGTCTCACACAGACCACCTTGAAAGTCTGGGAGCAAGGATGATTCCTAAAAAAGAGTTTTTAAAAATTTTATACGAAAACAATGAACGCAGATAA
- a CDS encoding DMT family transporter: protein MNADKEKWILLIVLSIIWGSSFILIKKSLEHFSPYQVGALRVLIAGIILMPVAISKYKLFPKKHLKWLILAAFTGNFFPMFLFPIAETEVSSSIAGIINSMMPIFVIIVGALIWKFETTKKQLIGTLISFSGVCLLAFGGDGEGGKFKLIPIVLLLLATFCYALSTTTVKSKLMEVSSTVLSAFVFGFVLFFPSLIALTFAGFFSTFSFDESNLTGLFFVSLLSIFGTGLAMMMNYRLLKVSTPLFASTVTLLMPIVAIIWGILDGEKLSVLQFVGASIIIAGLIFLRTKTNVIKK, encoded by the coding sequence ATGAACGCAGATAAAGAAAAATGGATACTCCTGATTGTACTCAGCATTATTTGGGGATCGTCATTTATTCTGATCAAAAAATCTCTGGAGCATTTCAGTCCCTATCAGGTCGGAGCTTTGAGGGTATTAATCGCAGGAATTATTCTGATGCCTGTTGCAATTTCAAAATACAAGCTTTTTCCCAAGAAGCATTTAAAATGGCTGATTTTAGCAGCTTTTACGGGGAATTTTTTTCCGATGTTTCTGTTTCCGATTGCTGAGACAGAAGTAAGCAGCAGTATTGCGGGAATTATCAATTCCATGATGCCGATTTTCGTGATTATTGTGGGCGCTCTGATCTGGAAGTTTGAAACAACAAAAAAACAGCTTATCGGGACTTTAATTAGTTTCAGCGGAGTCTGTTTACTGGCTTTTGGCGGAGACGGAGAAGGCGGAAAATTTAAACTGATTCCTATTGTACTTCTTCTTCTGGCTACTTTTTGCTATGCCTTAAGTACAACAACGGTAAAATCCAAGCTTATGGAAGTTTCGTCAACAGTTTTATCAGCTTTTGTGTTTGGATTTGTTTTATTTTTTCCTTCATTAATTGCTTTAACATTTGCCGGATTTTTCTCGACATTCAGTTTTGATGAAAGTAATCTGACGGGACTGTTTTTTGTAAGTCTTCTATCTATTTTCGGAACCGGATTAGCTATGATGATGAATTACCGTCTGTTAAAAGTTTCAACGCCATTATTTGCATCAACGGTAACTTTACTGATGCCTATTGTTGCAATCATCTGGGGAATTCTGGATGGCGAAAAGCTTTCGGTTTTACAGTTTGTGGGGGCAAGTATTATTATTGCCGGACTCATCTTTTTAAGGACAAAAACAAATGTTATCAAAAAATAA
- a CDS encoding tetratricopeptide repeat protein, producing the protein MEEYFGNELVKKFEEMMENNDEFYFDTEELEDIIVYYLELGDFNYADMAVNYGLKLHPNSLDIKIKKLEVLLEWEDYNAAKDLIDELKGSSMENTDFLVCYAKYYSNLGNPKKSIEICKKALELKEEENFLHNFIADEYVNLGDPFNALKHYRKALKEDPTDEYSLENCMVCFADLNKSEEAIAFLNEYLDEFAYSEVAWFEYGQFYFNRKNYEEAIKGYDYLLAINSNSVGVYANKAACYEALGQYKKAIEVYEEMLELEYTKAFTFYKIGLCYKALKQPIVALNFFQKSLREDPQFYLSMMEQSYLYEEMGGMTEALHFAREATYLNENNLDYQKRLAFLFIDSGKFEESLSCLKKLVDVEPSRFYNWYAYSEVLMLLGEYEEAIIVLKEALKSHNRAELYYQLSNCYFNLKDQEKGVESLQNALELDPSLVTDMQKKYPFIKDEVKKAKAKVKKKN; encoded by the coding sequence TTGGAAGAGTATTTTGGAAATGAACTTGTGAAGAAGTTCGAAGAAATGATGGAAAATAATGATGAATTCTACTTTGATACAGAAGAATTGGAAGACATTATTGTTTACTACCTGGAGCTGGGAGACTTTAATTACGCCGATATGGCAGTGAATTATGGTTTGAAGCTTCATCCCAATTCTTTGGACATTAAGATTAAAAAACTTGAAGTTCTTTTAGAATGGGAAGATTATAATGCGGCGAAAGACCTTATCGATGAGCTGAAAGGTTCTTCAATGGAAAACACAGACTTTTTGGTATGCTACGCAAAGTATTATTCGAATTTAGGAAATCCTAAAAAATCCATAGAAATTTGTAAAAAAGCATTGGAGCTGAAGGAAGAAGAAAATTTCCTCCACAACTTTATTGCGGACGAATATGTTAATTTAGGAGACCCTTTTAACGCTCTTAAACACTACAGAAAAGCACTGAAAGAAGATCCTACGGATGAATATTCGCTGGAAAACTGCATGGTGTGCTTTGCAGATCTTAATAAGAGTGAGGAAGCTATAGCCTTTCTGAATGAATATCTTGATGAATTTGCCTATTCTGAAGTAGCGTGGTTCGAGTACGGACAATTCTATTTCAACAGAAAAAATTACGAAGAAGCAATAAAAGGATACGATTATTTGCTGGCGATCAACTCCAATTCTGTAGGAGTTTATGCCAATAAAGCAGCCTGTTATGAAGCTTTAGGGCAGTATAAAAAAGCAATTGAAGTTTACGAAGAGATGCTGGAACTGGAATATACCAAAGCATTTACTTTCTATAAAATCGGGCTGTGTTATAAAGCTTTGAAACAGCCTATCGTTGCCTTAAACTTTTTCCAGAAATCTTTAAGAGAAGATCCGCAGTTCTACCTTTCTATGATGGAGCAGTCGTATCTTTACGAGGAAATGGGCGGAATGACGGAAGCGTTGCATTTTGCAAGAGAAGCAACTTATCTTAACGAAAATAACCTTGATTATCAGAAAAGATTAGCATTTCTGTTCATTGATTCAGGTAAGTTTGAGGAAAGCCTTTCATGCCTGAAAAAACTGGTGGATGTAGAACCTTCAAGATTCTACAACTGGTACGCTTACTCGGAAGTTTTAATGCTTTTGGGAGAATATGAAGAAGCGATCATCGTTTTAAAAGAAGCTTTAAAATCGCATAACAGAGCCGAATTGTATTATCAGCTCAGCAACTGTTATTTCAATCTTAAAGATCAGGAAAAAGGCGTTGAATCTCTTCAGAATGCACTGGAACTTGATCCTTCTTTAGTAACGGATATGCAGAAAAAGTATCCTTTCATTAAAGATGAGGTTAAAAAAGCGAAGGCAAAAGTTAAAAAGAAAAATTAG